Genomic window (Heliomicrobium gestii):
CGATGACGGCGGTCTCGGCCTCACTGAAGCCGCATTCGGCGAGCACGCCCAGGCAGAGACGGGCTCCCACCTCGGCGTGGTCTTCACCATCTTCATACTGCTTCCACTTGCCCATATCGTGGAGGAGCGCGGCGGCGTAGAGGGTCTCCTTGGCCGCAGGGCCCCGTCCGGGATGGCCGAGCGAACGGGCGAAGGCGTCATAGGCCTCCGGCGCCTCGAGGGCGAGGATATAGGCGATGCGCGCCACATCGAGCAGGTGGGCCATGTCATGACGACAGAAGCGGCGGCTCGCTTCCAGTTCTTCGTTGCGGGAAAGGCAGGCGTTAAAGCGTGGGTGATTCAAGATCTGTTGCACTCGTTCCAGCAGTGTCCCCTCCCAGAGCCTCTACCCGGCGGAAAACAAGCATCCCCGGATGGCCCGGGGATGCGCAGGTGGCTGTTGCGGCAGCTGGCGCCGCCGCCCTTTGCGGGCGCGGCGACTTAAAAGAGGCCGACGATCCGCCCGTTTTCATCGATGTCGATGGCGCAGGCGGCCGGTCGTTTCGGCAAGCCGGGCATGGTCATGATCGCGCCGGTGATGGCGACGAGGAAGCCCGCCCCCGCTGACAGGCGCACCTCCCGGACAGTGACGGTAAACCCTTCCGGCCGGCCGGTCTTGGTCATGTCATCGGAAAGGGAGTACTGGGTCTTGGCCATGCAGACCGGCAAGGCGCCATAGCCGAGGTCGGTGAAAGTCTTGATGTGTTTTTCCGCTTCCGTCGTGTAGGCGACCGCCTCGCCGCCGTAGACCTCGCGGACGATGGTGGCGATCTTCTCCTTGATCGGCAGGCTGCTCTCGTAGAGGACGTGAAAGCGGGACGGTTTCGTCTCGATGGCGGCAACGACCTTTTCGGCCAGTTCCCGTCCGCCTTCGCCGCCCTTGGCCCATACCTGGGACAAGGCCACGTCAACGCCCATCTGGCGGCACCGTTCATAGACATAATCCAGTTCTGCCTGTGTGTCTGTCGGGAAGGCGTTGATGGCGATGACGGCGGGCACGCCGAACTTGGCCACGTTCTCAATATGTTTCTCCAGGTTGCCGAAGCCCTTGGCAAGGGCCTCCAGGTTCTCCCGGTTCAGGTCGGCTTTGGCGACGCCGCCATGGGACTTGAGCGCCCGGACGGTGGCGACGATGACGGTGCAGTCCGGTTTCAGGCCGGCAAAGCGGCACTTGAGGTTGAAAAACTTCTCCGCCCCCAGATCGGCGCCGAAACCGGCTTCGGTGACACAATAGTCGCCCAGTTTGAGGGCCAGTTGGGTCGCTGTCACGGAGTTGCAGCCATGGGCGATGTTGGCGAAGGGGCCGCCGTGGACGAAAGCGGGCGTGTGCTCCAGCGTTTGGACGAGGTTGGGCTTGATGGCGTCCTTGAGCAGAACCGCCATCGATCCCTGGGCCTCCAGGTTGGCGGCGGTGACCGGTTTCCCGTCGTAGGTATAGGCGACGACGATCTTGGCGCAGCGGGCTTTCAGGTCCATCAGATCCTTGGAGAGGCAAAGGATGGCCATGATCTCCGAGGCCACGGTGATGTCGAAGCCGGACTCGCGGGGAACGCCGTCGGTGCGACCGCCCAAGCCGACGATGACATTGCGCAGCGCCCGGTCATTCAGGTCTAAAACCCGGCGAAAGACGATCTGCCGGGGATCGATGTTCAGGGGGTTGCCCTGCTGGAGGCTGTTGTCGAGCATGGCGGCGAGCAGGTTGTGCGCCGACGTGATGGCATGGAAATCTCCGGTGAAGTGGAGGTTGATATCCTCCATGGGGACGATTTGGGCATAGCCGCCGCCGGCGGCGCCGCCCTTGACGCCAAAGCTTGGCCCCAGTGAAGGCTCCCGCAGGGCGATGACGACTTTTTTCCCCAGCCGGTGCAAGGCGTCACCGAGACCGACGGTCGTCGTCGTCTTGCCTTCGCCAGCCGGTGTCGGGTTGATGGCCGTGACGAGAATCAGTTTCCCCTCGCGGCGCTCTTTCAACCGGTCAAAGGCCTTCAACGAAATTTTCGCTTTGTAGTTGCCGTAGAGTTCCACTTCATGGTCCGGGATGCCGAGACTGCGCGCCACGTCCATGATGGGCTGCAGCGTCGCCTCCTGGGCGATTTCGATGTCTGTCTTCAAGGGTGGCCCCTCCTACAGTGTGATCATACCTCTAATTTCGGCAACAGGGCCGGTTTTCCTTCCCTGTCGTCATGACAGGCCCCTCGCGGGCGCGTTCCCACGCCCGCCGTCATCGACCTAACCCTATGAACGGTTTCCCCGTGATTCCCGTCGGGGGCGCCTTCGTTATCGCTTCGCCTTGGCCGCCTGTCTCGCCAGAAAGCGTTCCGTCTGAATCACAAAGCGGTGGTGAACGCCTTCGCCGATCTTCTCGGCGTCGTCATAGGCGACAACGGCAAAGACCAGTTTCTTGCCATCCACCTCGGTCAGTTCGGCTTCGGCGCGAACCGTCATCCCTACCGGCGTGGCGGCCAGATGGCTGGCGGCGATGTGGGTCCCCACCGTCGCCATTCCGTCCGGCAAGCGCGGGTCGACTGCGGCCAAGGCCGCTCCTTCCATCAGGCCGATCATGGCCGGCGTCGCATAGACCTCGACACCACCGGAACCATACCGGATCGCCGTGTTGTCGGCAGTGACCTTTTCCTCTTTTGAGCCCTTGAGTCCCACGGTAATGTTGTCCATCATGATGCCTCCTGTCATTGGTAAATGGCCGCCAAGGCCTCATCGATGCGAGGATAGCGGAACCGGCAGCCCCTTTCCATGAGCCGCTTCGGAAGGACGCGCTGGCCCTGTAAGAGCATCTCATCGGCCATCTCGCCGAAAGCCAGCCGGAGCGCAACGGCGGGAACAGGCGCCCAGGCTTTACCGCCCAGTCGCGCCGCCAGGGCATGGCAGAACTCCGCCATGGTGACCGGGTTGGGGCTGCACAGGTTATAAGGGCCGATCATGGCGTCCTCTTGCACCGCCTGATCGATGACGGCG
Coding sequences:
- a CDS encoding HD domain-containing protein; protein product: MQQILNHPRFNACLSRNEELEASRRFCRHDMAHLLDVARIAYILALEAPEAYDAFARSLGHPGRGPAAKETLYAAALLHDMGKWKQYEDGEDHAEVGARLCLGVLAECGFSEAETAVIAEAIVNHRKKGKNRSDSFLGAILAQADVHSRLCCRCGGKSDCRWRMKQERLVY
- a CDS encoding formate--tetrahydrofolate ligase; its protein translation is MKTDIEIAQEATLQPIMDVARSLGIPDHEVELYGNYKAKISLKAFDRLKERREGKLILVTAINPTPAGEGKTTTTVGLGDALHRLGKKVVIALREPSLGPSFGVKGGAAGGGYAQIVPMEDINLHFTGDFHAITSAHNLLAAMLDNSLQQGNPLNIDPRQIVFRRVLDLNDRALRNVIVGLGGRTDGVPRESGFDITVASEIMAILCLSKDLMDLKARCAKIVVAYTYDGKPVTAANLEAQGSMAVLLKDAIKPNLVQTLEHTPAFVHGGPFANIAHGCNSVTATQLALKLGDYCVTEAGFGADLGAEKFFNLKCRFAGLKPDCTVIVATVRALKSHGGVAKADLNRENLEALAKGFGNLEKHIENVAKFGVPAVIAINAFPTDTQAELDYVYERCRQMGVDVALSQVWAKGGEGGRELAEKVVAAIETKPSRFHVLYESSLPIKEKIATIVREVYGGEAVAYTTEAEKHIKTFTDLGYGALPVCMAKTQYSLSDDMTKTGRPEGFTVTVREVRLSAGAGFLVAITGAIMTMPGLPKRPAACAIDIDENGRIVGLF
- a CDS encoding thioesterase family protein; its protein translation is MDNITVGLKGSKEEKVTADNTAIRYGSGGVEVYATPAMIGLMEGAALAAVDPRLPDGMATVGTHIAASHLAATPVGMTVRAEAELTEVDGKKLVFAVVAYDDAEKIGEGVHHRFVIQTERFLARQAAKAKR